From the genome of uncultured Bacteroides sp.:
AAACTTGCATGAAGTTCTTAGAGATAAACTTCAGTTTCTAATTTACAGATTCTCACTTTAATACATTTTTGGTACAATTGCTATTAAATAACCCGAATACTTTTATATCTTTGTACCTAAGATATTATTGCTATTAATAATTCTATTACTACAGCTAATGCAGATTGGAATAGTACGGAAAGAAAATATGTAGGATCGTATGAATCTTTATTTTCAGGCAATCAAATGAATACAACTACATATTGAGACTGATGAATTTAGACGATTTGAGAAAAAAATAAAATAAATAAATACGGAAATATACGATCATGGATTTATTAAAAAAGACAATACTGTTCTTGCTGTTATTCGTTAGCTTTCAAGCAAAAGCCCAGGATAATGCATATACAGTTGAAAGTGTTCCGAATGTGCATTTAGAAAATAAAATGCGCTACGTAAGCAATCCCGGTGGGCTTTTATCTCAGGAAGCTTGTGCAGCTATAGACAGCATGCTTTGGAAGCTGGAACAAAAAACGTCTATTGAAGTTGCTGTAATTGCTCTTCCATCCATTGGACATGAGAACAGCTTTGATTTTGCTCTTGGAATATTTAATGCATGGAAGGTTGGAAAAAAAAGCAAAGATAACGGACTGGTAATTTTATTGGTAGAAGATCAACGCACAATACGTTTTATAACCGGTTATGGACTTGAAGGAGACTTACCGGATGCCATCTGTAAAAGAATTCAAGTCAAAAAAATGAATCCTTTCTTCCGCAACAATAACTGGGACGGAGGAATGGTTAGTGGTATTCAGGCTGTTTGTGCCCGTCTGGATGGTTCCATGACCAACGATGAATTGAATAATGAGGAAGGTGGAAATATTATGTTTTTGTTCTTTGCTGCAGGCGGATTTATTATATTGCTAGCTTTTATAGGGGGAATTGCTTCCTGGAGAGCAACACGCTGTCCAAAATGTAAACAACATAAATTGATGCGAACGGATTCCAAACTTCTTTCGTACCGTCATGGAGTAAAAAGAGAAGAAGTGGTGTATACCTGCCAGAATTGTGGTCACAAAATAATTCGTGAAACTGAATCGTCTGACGATAACTACCGTGGTGGAAAAGGTGGTCTGGGCGGAGGAATATTCCTAGGCGGTCTGGGCGGAGGTTTAGGTTCAGGAGGCGGAGGATTCAGCGGAGGCAGTTTCGGTGGCGGCATGTCCGGTGGCGGAGGTGCAGGTTCAGATTTTTAACATAACAACAAAAATGAATATAAACATGAAAAAGTCAGTAATTATTGCCATTGCGGTAGTTGTTCTTATTGCATTACTTGGTTCAAGTGCTTATAACTCAATGGTAGATAAACAAGAAAGTGTAACAAAAGCTTGGTCGAACGTAGAAAATCAATATCAGCGTCGTTCTGATCTTATTCCAAATCTTGTTAATACAGTAAAAGGATATGCTAAACACGAAAAAACTACTTTGGAAGGAGTTATTGCGGCACGTTCTAAAGCAACTCAGATAACTGTCGATCCTGAGAACCTAACTCCTGAAAAGTTGCAGGCATTTCAAAAAGCGCAAGGTGATGTTACAACTGCTCTAGGTAAACTGTTAGCTATTTCCGAAAACTACCCTGATTTAAAAGCTAACCAGAATTTCCTTGAACTACAGGCACAATTGGAAGGTACAGAAAATCGTATTGCAGTAGAACGCGGACGTTTCAACGAATTAGCAAAAGAGTATAACGCTTATATCCGCAAATTCCCAAGAAATATGTTTGCTGGAATGTTTGGCTTTGAAAAAAGACCATATTTTGAAGCAGAAGCTGGCTCAGAAAAAGCTCCGGCAGTAGAGTTCTGATACAAAGATTTGTCTACAAGAAAAAAATACAGTACTTTTGCACGCTGTATACAAAATCCTTTTATATAACTACAAATGAGTAATCAACGATACATGCAGCGTGGCGTTTCTGCATCAAAAGAAGATGTGCATAACGCTATAAAGAACATCGACAAGGGAATCTTCCCTAAAGCTTTCTGTAAAATTATTCCTGATATCTTGGGAGGTGATCCTGAATATTGTAACATTATGCATGCCGACGGTGCTGGAACAAAATCAAGTCTGGCATATCTTTACTGGAAAGAAACTGGCGATGTTTCTGTGTGGAAAGGCATTGCACAGGATGCGTTGATTATGAATATTGACGATTTACTTTGCGTTGGCGCAGTAGACAATATTCTTGTATCTTCTACTATCGGTCGTAACAAATTACTGATCCCGGGAGAAGTTATCTCTGCTATCATCAATGGAACAGATGAGTTACTTGCCGAACTTCGAGAAATGGGTGTGGGTGTTTATGCTACTGGCGGTGAAACAGCCGATGTTGGCGATTTGGTTCGTACTATCATCGTGGATAGTACAGTAACTTGCCGCATGAAGCGCAGTGACGTAATCGACAATGCTAATATCCGTCCAGGAGACGTTATTGTAGGACTTGCTTCTTACGGACAAGCTACATACGAGAAAGAATACAACGGAGGTATGGGAAGTAATGGACTTACTTCTGCCCGCCATGATGTATTTGCCAAATATCTTGCAGAAAAATATCCTGAAAGCTATGATGCCGGCGTTCCTGAAGATCTTGTTTATTCTGGAAATTTAAAGCTTACTGATCCGATTGAAGGTATCAGCCTTGATGCAGGAAAGATGGTTCTCTCTCCTACCCGTACATATGCTCCGGTTGTAAAGAAGCTGCTTGATGCTCTTCGTCCTGAAATCCATGGTATGGTTCATTGTTCCGGCGGTGCACAAACAAAAGTACTTCACTTTGTGGATAATGTAAGAATTATAAAAGACAATCTCTTCCCAGTACCTCCATTGTTTAAGACTATTAAAGAGCAATCAGGCACAGATTGGAGTGAAATGTACAAGGTGTTTAATATGGGCCATCGCCTGGAAGTATATCTTTCACCTGAACATGCAGAAGAAGTTATTGCTATTTCAAAGTCATTCGGAATTCAATCGCAAATCGTTGGACGCATTGAAGAATCTGATAAAAAAGAGCTGATTATTAAAAGTGAATTCGGAGAGTTCAGATATTAAATTATGGCAGAATATAACAATACAATATTAGACAAGCTTGAAGGCTTGGTAAGCCGCTTTGAAGAAATCTCGACCCTGATTACCGACCCTGATGTAATTTCAGATATGAAGCGTTACGTGAAACTAACCAAGGAATACAAAGAACTGGAGAATATCATGAACGCCCGCAAAGAGTATATACAAATGCTCGATGGAGTTGAGGAAGCCAAAGTAATTCTGGATACTGAACAAGATCAGGAAATGCGTGAAATGGCAAGAGAAGAATTAAATGCCTGCCAATCCCGCATTCCGGAACTGGAAGAGGAAATAAAACTCCTCCTTGTTCCTGCCGATCCTCAGGATGGTAAGAATGCTATTGTTGAAATTCGTGGTGGAACTGGTGGAGACGAAGCTGCTATCTTTGCCGGAGACTTATTTCGTATGTATTTGAAATAC
Proteins encoded in this window:
- a CDS encoding TPM domain-containing protein; the protein is MDLLKKTILFLLLFVSFQAKAQDNAYTVESVPNVHLENKMRYVSNPGGLLSQEACAAIDSMLWKLEQKTSIEVAVIALPSIGHENSFDFALGIFNAWKVGKKSKDNGLVILLVEDQRTIRFITGYGLEGDLPDAICKRIQVKKMNPFFRNNNWDGGMVSGIQAVCARLDGSMTNDELNNEEGGNIMFLFFAAGGFIILLAFIGGIASWRATRCPKCKQHKLMRTDSKLLSYRHGVKREEVVYTCQNCGHKIIRETESSDDNYRGGKGGLGGGIFLGGLGGGLGSGGGGFSGGSFGGGMSGGGGAGSDF
- a CDS encoding LemA family protein; its protein translation is MKKSVIIAIAVVVLIALLGSSAYNSMVDKQESVTKAWSNVENQYQRRSDLIPNLVNTVKGYAKHEKTTLEGVIAARSKATQITVDPENLTPEKLQAFQKAQGDVTTALGKLLAISENYPDLKANQNFLELQAQLEGTENRIAVERGRFNELAKEYNAYIRKFPRNMFAGMFGFEKRPYFEAEAGSEKAPAVEF
- a CDS encoding AIR synthase related protein, with amino-acid sequence MSNQRYMQRGVSASKEDVHNAIKNIDKGIFPKAFCKIIPDILGGDPEYCNIMHADGAGTKSSLAYLYWKETGDVSVWKGIAQDALIMNIDDLLCVGAVDNILVSSTIGRNKLLIPGEVISAIINGTDELLAELREMGVGVYATGGETADVGDLVRTIIVDSTVTCRMKRSDVIDNANIRPGDVIVGLASYGQATYEKEYNGGMGSNGLTSARHDVFAKYLAEKYPESYDAGVPEDLVYSGNLKLTDPIEGISLDAGKMVLSPTRTYAPVVKKLLDALRPEIHGMVHCSGGAQTKVLHFVDNVRIIKDNLFPVPPLFKTIKEQSGTDWSEMYKVFNMGHRLEVYLSPEHAEEVIAISKSFGIQSQIVGRIEESDKKELIIKSEFGEFRY